The sequence below is a genomic window from Theobroma cacao cultivar B97-61/B2 chromosome 6, Criollo_cocoa_genome_V2, whole genome shotgun sequence.
TGTTGAAAAATTCAAGATGGAAAACTGTAAGTGCATAAATACTCCACTTCCagcaaatttaaaattattcaagcCAAATGAAGCACCTAAAGCTAATTCAACTTACTATAAAAGTCTCATAGGAAGTTTGCTTTATTTAATTGCAACTAGACCAGACTTGATGTTCAGTACAAGTTTGCTATCAAGATTTATGCAAGCTCCAACCATGACTCGTTTATGTGCTACAAAAGAGTGCTAAGATATCTGAAGGGAACTGTTGATTTTGGTATTAAGTATAGCAATACCCTTATCTCAGACTTAGAAGATATTCAAATAGTGATTGGGCGGGAAATCTTGATGAATCCAAAAGCACTAAAGGCTATGGGTTTTCTTTTAGAAGCGAAATTTTTTCTTGGAATTCAAAAAACCAAGATATTGTTGCACAATCATTAGTTAAAGTCGAGTATGTCTTAGCTTCAACAGTAGCTAATCACTCTATTTGGTTGAGGAAAATGTTGCTTGACTTAGGGAAGATGGATGATACTCCCATAGTTCTCTAGATTGACAACCAGTTAGCTACCTCGATGGTTAAAAATTCAGTCTAGCATGGTCGCACAAAACACATTCGTGTGAAATATCATTCTATTAGAGAGTTGgtcaaaaaaaatgaaatttaggTCTGTTACTGCAGTTCAAATGACCAACTTGCAGATATCATGACCAAGAACTTAACTGATGACAAATTCATGAAGATGAGATCAAATATAAGAGTCACTGAATTTGATCTCAAGGAGGTGTGCTAGAATTTGTTAGAATTATGCTGATGTTATTTGattaagtttattttatttcttatacTGTTAAGGTTAAGTCACGTGAGAGCAAGGCATGTATGCTGGCCATGAATCTCACTATTAGTCTGATATATTTCCTTATTGCTAGTgtgcttttgtttttatcgATTTGTGCTACAATTGTGTAGCAGACAAGGTTTAgtgttttctattttctatGGGTCCATTTAGACACTATGTAATTGGCTACCAATTAAAGTCGAGCCATCCCtaggaatatatatatgaaaaagaatgcaaaCGGTCTCTGCAAGCTCCTGTTTTGCAAGATATTCAGACTATTCTCatatttctcaaaaaattcttgaagctattatcaatattttcgGGGTTAGCTCTCAATTCTGGAGGGTCTCCTCCTTGCTCCACTACTTCTCAAAGATCAAAGGCCCTGAGGGATGGCTTTCATTTTGCCAAACCAGATAGGGTAGTTATCACCGTTGAAGGCTGGTGGTGAAGTGGTTGTGAAGCTACTCGATGCCATTATCAAGTTGATGGTGGGTTACGTTGTGAAGCTAGAGGTAGTAGAAGATTGAATGGCACAGCAACAGGCCACTAAGACCTTAAAAAGCTATGATACAATGTTGTTTTATAGCTTAAGTGAAGCACAACATTTAATATTAGTAAGCATTACTGAAGCAACTTAATGACTATTAGGCATGCAGCCATAAATGAAGAGAAAACAGAACAGAGAAGAtgaaaaaagagcaaaaaaaaagaggtaaCCACACCTGTTCTTGTATTAACTAAAATATATGTACAATAGAGAGTTTAAAAGAACAATGTTATAAACATAGCTTCTACACTGCAATACTCTATCCCTTGACAGAGCCTAAACATTAATTCAAAACATGCATTAGGTGCATGACTGACATTAACCAAGACACTAACTGTCAAAATACGAAAACAGTAAGGCATGGTCATTTGACAAATGACAAGGCTTGCAGGGTATTCAATGCAAATCTCAATTCAACACCGACTTTCTTGATCCTTCAGTTTTGCTCGAAGAAACCATTAGTTTCACGTGGCGGATTCCAATCACACAGCATACCGTTGATGAGAGCACTGACACAACTATGactatgataaaaataatcagGAACATACGTGATCGAAACCAGTGTTTATTTCGAGGGCAAATGGGTGTACTTGAAGCTGCTCCACATAGACGTGGATTGCCTAAAAATGACATATCTGTATCTGAATTGAAGATGCCACCAGAGGGAATCATTCCTTCAAAGTTGTTAAAAGAAAGATTCAGAAATGTGAGATTAATTTTGCTCAGGCTCTTTGGTATCATTCCAGATATATTGTTGCTTGACACATCAAATGACTTGAGGTTCCTCAAATCACCTACAGAATCTGGAAGCCGCCCTGCAAGAGCATTGTGTGAGAAATTTATCATCTCCACAGAGACACAGCTTGATATCTGGGGAAAGATATTCCCACTGAGGTTGTTTGATGAAAGGTCCATTTCTTGAACTTTGTCCAGGTTGCTGATCTCAATTGGTAAAGGCCCTTCAAGAAGATTGtgtgaaaaatttataaatattctgATTTCACGTAGCTCTGATATTTCCGGAGGGATTCTCCCTATTAATTTATTGCAGGACAGATCAAACCTGTGCATGTTTGTCCATTTTAGTAGTTTTGGTGGTATTGTCCCTGAAAGGAGGTTGTtattgagaaacaaagaatTAAGTAGAGGCAAATCACCTAGGCTGCACGGAATTTCTCCATGAAAGTTGTTGTTTGATAGATCGAGCAGAACAAGATGAAAGAGTTTCGCTAATTCTACTGGAATtgtgatgttgaaaaagttgTGGGACAAAACAAGCTGTTCCAACATTGACAATCGACCGATCTCTTCTGAAATTGTCCCGTTTAGAAGATTGGATGTCAAATTCAGCATTGAAAGACTCGAAAGATTTCCTATTTCTGGAGGTATGGATCCGAAGATGCGATTTTCTTGCAATTCTAGACGCTGTAGAGTAGGATGGCCAATGGAGCTAGGCAATCTTCCTCCAAGGCCCATGCCAGCCAATTCGAGCTCCTTCAAATGAGTGCAATTTCGCAATGTAGCGAAGAACGGGTAGAGATTGGTGTTGTTATCATGACTGGTCATTTTGTTATATgataaatgaagaaagagaagCTTAGGCAGCTTCCGCACTAAATCCGAAGGTACTTCCCCTGAAAGAAGATTGTACTCCACATCTAGATTATACAGTGAAGCATTGGTTAAGGAGGCAGGAAGTTGTTCTGTAAATTGATTGTTGTATAAATTGAGGGTCCATAAATTTGCACAATTTCCGATTTCTGCTGGAATTTGACCTGTGAAGAAGTTGAAAGAGAgatctatattttttaactGAGAGCAGTTGGAGAAAAAAGAGGGCGGCAGGGGACCTGTCAAACTGTTATTTTGAACAGAAAATAAAGTGAGGTTGGTCAAGAGGGCGAAACTGTTTGGTATTGGACCATTTAAGTTATTGCTATCTAGTATGAGAGTACGGAGGTGTTGGAGGGAGGAAAGTTGAGGCGGAATAGTGCCGAAGAAGTGATTTTCAAAAAGGTTTAAGACTCGAAGGCCAGTGAGATTTGAAATGAAGGGCGAAATCTTTCCCACAAGTCCAAAGCTATGCAGGTTGATTTGTGACACACGGTGGTAGCGCATGTCACATGTGACACCAGTGAAGTTGCAAACTGGGACAGCATCTTCCCAGTTAGAAAGTGTGGATTTTGGATCATATATTGACCCCTTGAATTCCAGAAGTGCAGCCTTGTCTTTGAGTAAAGAATAGTGGCGGTGATGATGATAAGCTGAATCCGCATTGCCAGATACAGAAACCAAATATCGGAGTAGAAGAATCAAGAGTAATCTAATGAGTGCCATGATGAGGTTTTAGCTGTTATGTCGGGGGCTGTGTACAGGGTATTAGCTGGTTTCGTAGGAGTGCTGTGTATAGGGAGCTTGCTCTCATTGACAGGGAGGTTTTCTAGTATTTTTGTCTTAGCTTCAGGACCCTTTGAGGCATGCTGTATATCTCGTTAAGGCTATGAGGGATTTGCTTGTTCTTATAGGGAGTGTTACGCTTTGATGGTAACCTctcttttaaataaaatcatggcttataaaaaaaatcggCATGATGAATATATTACCGCTGCCTATCAGGCAACAGCATAAGAAACTTCCCTTAGTGGGAGtcactttccttttcttctcatAATggtaacaataataataatataataaaagttgCGGAGTTGTGAAGTTGCAAccaagagagagaagagactATGATTTCTTCTGAAGTGGTTTAAGCgaattttacaaggaaatttCAATAGGGACAATGATTTATAGGGGGACTAACATGGTTTTCTCAACTATCTCACTATAGCTAGTAGGGATTTGCAAGCTTTTGTAGATTTTCAACCCAAGGGATAGCCATTGAAAGGGCAGAAAAGATTTGTTACAATGGAATCGATTTGAATGCTCTCTTGTTTTAGTAGGACATCAAGCAACTTAAATCTAAGCTAAAGGAATATCACGTCATAGAAGCACTCGATATGCATAGGAGAGATAGAGAGatgacaatttttttattaatgtttACCATAAGTTTTAACCATGTTGCTAAtagaatatatttttaaaaagtcacaaaaaaatcttaatagattttctttttgaaaaataaaaataaattatttcaatttgaatttaaaatttctcatCACAATCTCAATCTATCTTTAACTTTAGGtaaatttaaatcattaaaGGCAAAATAGCTAAAAAGATGTTAAtctattaaaacatttaaataaattcaaaatttttttattacgttcaattgaatctttatatttttattttaagctaAATAAGTTTTATAACTAATTGTTGGTTAACTGTCGCTTGTAAAAATGTCTTGTGTCATTGCTGTGATCGGTTGTGTTTTAAGGTATCTCTTTGAGGGATCCTTCCTGCGTTGTTTCATAGAAAAATCATTATGCGTTTctccaataaaaaaatattatgtgtcATTTTATAGCACTTAATACTCACTTAACATGTTGACATTTAATAGAAAATGATGACATAGTATATTAATATGATATGATGATATAATCATATGGTTTTTTCATCTTCTACATCAATGTTACATTATTGCCACAATAATAATATGTGGATATAAAATGTCAAAGTACGCAATTAGTACCACACTTGGGAATATCAAGCGCACGACTATACCAGCCCATTC
It includes:
- the LOC18595476 gene encoding putative leucine-rich repeat receptor-like serine/threonine-protein kinase At2g24130; translated protein: MALIRLLLILLLRYLVSVSGNADSAYHHHRHYSLLKDKAALLEFKGSIYDPKSTLSNWEDAVPVCNFTGVTCDMRYHRVSQINLHSFGLVGKISPFISNLTGLRVLNLFENHFFGTIPPQLSSLQHLRTLILDSNNLNGPIPNSFALLTNLTLFSVQNNSLTGPLPPSFFSNCSQLKNIDLSFNFFTGQIPAEIGNCANLWTLNLYNNQFTEQLPASLTNASLYNLDVEYNLLSGEVPSDLVRKLPKLLFLHLSYNKMTSHDNNTNLYPFFATLRNCTHLKELELAGMGLGGRLPSSIGHPTLQRLELQENRIFGSIPPEIGNLSSLSMLNLTSNLLNGTISEEIGRLSMLEQLVLSHNFFNITIPVELAKLFHLVLLDLSNNNFHGEIPCSLGDLPLLNSLFLNNNLLSGTIPPKLLKWTNMHRFDLSCNKLIGRIPPEISELREIRIFINFSHNLLEGPLPIEISNLDKVQEMDLSSNNLSGNIFPQISSCVSVEMINFSHNALAGRLPDSVGDLRNLKSFDVSSNNISGMIPKSLSKINLTFLNLSFNNFEGMIPSGGIFNSDTDMSFLGNPRLCGAASSTPICPRNKHWFRSRMFLIIFIIVIVVSVLSSTVCCVIGIRHVKLMVSSSKTEGSRKSVLN